In Alosa sapidissima isolate fAloSap1 chromosome 11, fAloSap1.pri, whole genome shotgun sequence, a single window of DNA contains:
- the LOC121723534 gene encoding zinc-binding protein A33-like, protein MEALLMAREALLCPLCCEVFKYPVTLLCGHSCCKMCLQDLWERKGARECPICRRLEITQRPPINLTLKIAADRFQLEQRAAATMKLEEVCAAHNETYKLFCQRDELPICLVCQLSKEHKNHECCAIADAAKDRKAGISPRYNSLSNHLSTLERVRDNWGETEVYIKTQADETERLIKEEFQKLHSFLWEEEAVRLTLLREEEERKAERVRTKLDDICKQVEDLSAIIRDADETMNNSDIKFLKDYKKTISRLRYTMQEPEVLSEALIDSALHVSSLKYDVWKKMADMAHHCPLYLDPNTAQANLILSDEFTSVHYGKKRPVPSNHERCSSRMAVLGAAGFTSGKHSWDVDVGEGTNWYIGVARESINRKDTVFLNPAEGFWVIGLCNSDNYWAQTSPRTRLVVRSKPQRITVELDYDKGKVTFLNATNCSVMHTFRDKFTERVFAFFSPGMYEEGKSSPSPLKICPLKNSILLY, encoded by the exons ATGGAGGCTCTTCTTATGGCTAGGGAGGCCCTCCTGTGCCCTCTGTGCTGCGAGGTGTTCAAGTATCCGGTGACCCTCCTGTGCGGACACAGCTGCTGTAAGATGTGCCTGCAGGACTTATGGGAGCGAAAGGGCGCGCGCGAGTGCCCCATCTGCCGCCGGCTAGAGATCACGCAGCGGCCGCCCATCAACCTGACGCTGAAGATCGCCGCGGACAGGTTCCAGCTGGAGCAGAGGGCCGCTGCCACGATGAAACTGGAGGAGGTCTGTGCCGCGCACAACGAGACATACAAGCTTTTCTGCCAGAGAGACGAACTGCCAATCTGTCTCGTCTGTCAGCTGTCGAAGGAACACAAAAACCACGAGTGCTGCGCCATCGCGGATGCAGCCAAGGACCGCAAG GCTGGCATCTCTCCCAGGTACAACTCGCTGTCTAATCATCTCAGCACCCTtgaacgagtccgagacaacTGGGGGGAGACGGAGGTCTACATTAAG ACCCAGGCAGATGAGACGGAGCGGCTGATAAAGGAGGAGTTTCAGAAGCTGCACAGTTTCCTGTGGGAGGAGGAAGCTGTTCGACTGACCCtgctgagagaggaggaggagaggaaggccgAGAGGGTGAGGACCAAGCTGGACGACATTTGTAAGCAGGTGGAAGATCTGTCTGCAATCATAAGAGATGCAGATGAAACCATGAACAACAGCGACATCAAGTTTCTAAAA GACTACAAGAAAACAATAAGCAG GCTGCGCTACACCATGCAGGAGCCAGAGGTGCTCAGCGAGGCTCTGATCGACTCTGCACTGCACGTGAGCTCACTCAAGTACGACGTGTGGAAGAAGATGGCGGACATGGCTCATCACT GTCCTCTGTATCTGGATCCCAACACAGCACAGGCCAACCTCATCCTTTCCGATGAGTTCACCAGTGTGCATTATGGGAAAAAGCGTCCGGTGCCTAGCAACCACGAGCGCTGTAGCAGCCGCATGGCAGTGCTCGGTGCGGCGGGCTTCACGTCGGGGAAGCACTCCTGGGACGTGGACGTGGGCGAGGGCACCAACTGGTACATCGGGGTCGCCCGCGAGTCCATCAACAGGAAGGACACGGTGTTTCTAAACCCCGCTGAGGGATTCTGGGTAATCGGATTGTGCAACAGCGACAACTACTGGGCACAGACATCCCCCCGCACTCGTCTGGTTGTGCGGTCCAAGCCACAGCGCATCACTGTGGAGCTGGACTACGACAAAGGCAAAGTCACCTTCCTCAACGCCACAAACTGCTCCGTTATGCACACGTTC